The Dioscorea cayenensis subsp. rotundata cultivar TDr96_F1 chromosome 11, TDr96_F1_v2_PseudoChromosome.rev07_lg8_w22 25.fasta, whole genome shotgun sequence genomic interval AATCATTATTCATGTAAATTCcccttgttttttcttcttcaattttaagCAGTCAAGGGAAACTGTACTTTGTTAATAACAATGATCATATCTTCAGCACATGTCAATTGAAATTTAAGGTAattctatcatatatatattgatcataGCATATGGCATGTTGTATGTGATATCTCTGCTTTGTTAGTTTTAAAGAATAATCtggtatatattattttttcacgAAAACAAATTTTAGGAAGTGTTGTTTACATCAGAAGGTTTTACTTTTAGCTGTATTTATGTTGTGTTTACAAAGTTGAGCAGCAGAAAGTTTTAGTCATTCCCTATTTAGTGGCAAAATGAAGAGTGGCATGTAAGTTCGAAAAATTTTCATTGTGGTCACCATATTTAGCTTAGAAGAACAAGACTGGGGGCATTTCTCGTACAAAATATATGAAGAGTTTGTATTTAATTAATGCAGCCATCATGGTTGAAGGCTGGTTTGAATACATAGAAAGTGGGtaaaaaatagagaatttaTCAAACATCTTGAAACCTTCCTATTTGAACACACGCATCATTCACACATGCAAAAGCCAAAGCAGATAATGCTAGATGTTAGAACCATTGATTTCACATGGGCAAGTGAAAAACACACTTATTGGCCATTTTTGGAAGAAGAAACAGAATCAAAGGTTCTGTTTCTCTAGTAAGAAATCTGAATTGTAATGTTCCCATGCCTCCAGTCAACCATAATGCAGTGCAATTTTGAAAGACAggaaacaatcaaaagaaataaaaaattggaaaaaaaaagctaGAGGAAGTCTAATTAAAAACCTGAccttattgtttattatatgtTCAATTACATCATCTTGGAGAGATTTCGCATGGAGAAAAATATAAGGACTTTTTCAGTacctgcattttttttttaattaatgttcagAGCTTCTGATGCACAAAAggacaacataaaaaaaaacttggaaaTTATCTGTAATATGCTAGAATTTGTACCCTTGTGATGCACTGTAATTTATATGCTTAGGACAGTGGACTTCCCCAATGGTTCCCTTTATGCTGCGATCAGAACAAGGATTCCAGATACCATTTCCTGGGATTACGACTTTGAACCCACAGGGAATGTTCCCATTAGTTTTACTGTCAAGGTATTGCTTATTTCAAGACATAGTTGAACTGTAGGTTTATTGTAATCCCTCAGAATATTCGTGTTTGGTCTCAAATTCAAGTTTATAATGCATATGTGTGTTATCAGTCTGCTGTGCTGAAAGAAACCATTGAAGATCTTGAATGGCCAGGGTCTAGTATCCAGATAGTTTTACAGCCTGATCCTCCTTCTGTGACATTTAGAGGTGATGGTCATGGCGAATTGCAGGTAATGTGAATATCCCATGCCATTCTCAAATAGATCTTGAATGTGCCTGGTTTTCATTCAATCTATTATCTTCTCCACAGATTGACTTCCCATATTATGCGAGTACTGATCTTCTAATAGCATTCCAGTGTGATCTCCGTATTGCTTACTGGTACGTTCATATCCCACTGGTTGTTTGTAGCCtgacaaaaatttcaaattgttTACTCATGCTATGCTCTATGTCCAGGTATAAATACAAATTTCTCCGTGCGACCACTTCAAACATCCCAGCAAGTGTCTTAAAAGATAACAGAGGCAGCAAATTAACCATTGGAAGGGGAGGGATGTTGAAAATACAGCATTTGGTTTCAGTCGGCAGACCCTGTGCCCCGCATCCTCACGGTGATAACCTCGGACAACCTAGCCGAATTGCTTACATTGAGTTCTATGTCAAACCTGAGGAAGATGATACTACTATAAATGATTCTTAGACATTCTTCCAAGTTgtcaaattttcaatttctgTCAATCTAAACAAAGAAGGCAAGAAACCTTGTTTTATGGGTATATGTGCAATTGTTCTTAATCAGGGGTATATGTGAAAAAagcacttatttttatttttgaactttCTAGGGGGGTAATAGGGGAAAAAAACCATGATTATCATATCATGTCCGCAAAAGTCTTTAAGGTTTCCAATTGGACGACCTTCGATGACTCTTGTGCTCTCCGGAAGAGGACTCCCCTTCTCCGCTTCACTGCACCTCCATCACTCCCTCCATTAATGGCGGATGCTCACCTGCTACTGCCTTACGTTCTTCTCTTGAGATCCctaatctcttttttttttcctctagtCATCTCTTGATTATCGTATTCCTATCTTTATCTCTCAGACCCTACTAAAGCACCATCGCccttaaattagggttttcattgatcTCATTCTGGGTTTTTTTTCTCggtcttttgttattttcttgatcGTTGAAACCCTTGAAGGGCATCACTtcgaattagggttttattcgATCTTGTTGGGCCCCGAAAGCCCtagtttttccctttttttttttccttgaagggaTTGGTCCGCATGGAGACTGCCGCTGTTCGCAGCGGGTCCATTCCTgctacatcttcttcttcttcttcttcttccctgcCTGTGAGGAGGGAATGGCGTGCCATCTCCGAGCACGCCTATCGGAACAATGCCAATGAGGTTTGATAAACCCATTTTTCTTTGTTCCGGCTATTGCTAAGGTCTTGGGAGGCTAATGGACTTCGTTTCTCAGGAGGTGGAGCATTCCAAATTTGGGCAAACTGGTGAGAGAACGATATATGAGGTATATAGCTACTGATGCAGTGATGATGAACTTCAAGAACTAGTATTTAAGATGCTGGTATTGTGTTGTGGGAAGTTGCAGGAGGCGGTGGGATCACTGAATGTCGACTTTTGTGCGGTCACAATCAATGGTGGGAATGATGTTGTACTTCGGAAGCAGCTTCTTGATGTATGTAGAAGGCGAGAAGAGCTGCAGCAGATGGAGATCCAGCTGAGGGCTCAGACTATTGTCCAGGCAGAGATTATGGAGGTTCGGAACAGTTATGAAGCACAGTTGAAGGAGCACTCCAATGCGACCATGAAGCTGAAGGTGTTAgctttttgccttttttttttagaagcaGTTTTTTCATTCAACGGGATGATATTAGCCACTTGATCATCTTCGTAGATATACACATGTGCATATTATGTCAATTCTCCACATGTTCTGaaggttgatttatttatttatcttttcaaGAAGCTGGTTTCCTTCTGATTAGTATCTCTTGGGAATGGCTTTACAGGAgcaattgcaagaaagagaacAACATATCCGTGAATTGGAGTTGAAGGTGGAGGAGAAAGATAGGGAGTTACATGCTGTGAACAATGAAGCggtttgttttgcttttaatgTGCCCTATCCTTAATATGTGATTAGTTTGTGGTTGGTTTCTAGAGATTTACATGGTACTTTCCTAGCCTTTTCTTTAGGCTTGGGCAAAAGAGGACTTTCTCAGGGAGCAAAATGAGAAGTTGGCCACTTTCAGGTACATTTAGATCTTTGAAATGTTAATAGCACTTGGCTACCTgttgttgtaaattttttctCATGCTTACTATATTTTGAAGTCAATGCTTGCGTCATCAGGTTGTTATTTAATGGGGTAATTTATTCATTAAGCCCATGTGATATGAGGtgtaaattattttcatattagatGCATACTTGGAGGAAGCATCTTAGTTTCAATTTTGCCATCCAAATACTTCATGGATGATGTTACTTTATGTCCTGTATTTTGGTGTTTATTTAAGGCAACCTTCTGGAAACAGCAGTCTGCTTGTTTTCTTATGTCTAGACTGTTTCAAATAAGAGTCgtcttttcaaaataattaagttcCATGTTTACCTTTTAAACATTTCAATAGATTTGTAACATCTAACTCATTATATGCTGTGCTTAGCCCATTGCGTTAGCTTGAGCGACCCCAGCTATTGTTCACACTTGCAATCATATAGgttgcctctctctctctctctggttTTTTGTTAGAGCCCTTTTATTGCTGACTTTTTTGAAGACTCTTTTTTCTATGATGTGAATGTAAATTTATCATGAAAATGTCATCTTCGTCGCTTAATCTAAGTGTAAACAGCCTAGATCCTTAAAATGCTCTATGCAAAATGACTTTAGAACCTTTTTGTCTTGCAGAAGGGAACGTGATAATTCAGAAGCTGAGAAAGCTCAACATATGAAACAAATCCATGATTTGCAAGAACacattaaagaaaaagagagtcaTTTCCTTGCTTTGGAGGAGCAGGTTTCTTAtcctttctccattttttttgcTCTGTATAACAAGAATGACATGCATTTTCTGGTCTTACATGGAATTAGTATTAGAATTGCAAGATGTTGTCATTCTTGGGTATATATACATTGCTTTCAACTATCAGGTATAAGTTCTGAATGATTGATGTTAGGCAGTAGTTTCTATTACTCAATTTAATTTCTTGTAAATGTGATGACACAGgataacagataaaaaagaagttGATTTGAGTTGGAGATAGGTTACTAGCATCACACTAGAAAGATTTTAGGAATCACTTCTAAAAATTCACAGGCATCACATTTAGGATCAGTTTGCATCAAAACAAAaccagaaaagaagaaaaattttcaaaaagtaTTCTTGGTCCCCTCTCCCTCTTCCTCTTTCATTAATGCTTTACTTATAAAGATTTGTAGTACATTATCTAGAGAACCAAGACTCATAAATTCTTACAACAACTCAAGAGTTGCACATGGAGACCAAAAACTTAAATaccataataaatatttaaaatttctaagACAATTTTAAAGACTTTGGATTTTGACTTGAAATCAAATGGCACTTGACTTGATCAAATATTTGCTTTGGTCTCTTTCCTTTGATAAGTCTTTAAAGGATATTACCATTTTGCATCATGTGATTGCTTGAGGAATTGCTTAGTTCGATGGCAAAGGTGAATTCATTTTATTGATTACTGGTTCTGTTTGAAAGGTTCTtgctaattttgatttttgtagaATACGTCTCATATCCACCAGTATATTACGTATGCAATGTTTTAACTTAATATGGTCAATGCAGGCTTGAGCAATGTTAAGCAATTTATGATAGGCTTACATAGAGTTAATTGCCAAAATTTTTAACCTTTATGTCTTGTTTGACATTATATTgtgttttaatataaatatttattgtagGATtttgtgtgagtgtgtgtgtgagagagagctAGAGATTCGGGTGACTTGTGACTATTTTGGggaatctttattttattttttaattcttcatgTGTACTGGTATTTTTATGGTGCAGTGGTCCTTATCATTGAAactcattaaaatatttatctttattctGTTAGTTTGTTTGATTGTTCTCTATCTGACAGTTAATATTACATACCTTCAAAACTCAGAATTATATGTAATGTGCATGAGTTAATGTGcctaacaaaatttaatttgtttaatttttttactctaTTGGACAGTTAACCTAACTTTCCATATCATCAAGATCAGGTGTTTGAGATTGTGcataacaaaaattatcttGCAGCATAGGGTTGCACAGGATGCTATCCTTTACAAGGATGAACAGTTAAGAGAGGCACAAGCCTGGATTGCACGCTTGCAGGAAATGGGTGCTTTGCAATCATCATCATTTCAAGCTGAGCTACGAGAACGTACTGATCAGTTCCATCAATACTACATGGGCTTTCAACGCCAGGTTGCGtgcaaaataaatttcattactCAGCATTTTTTTATGAGTGGGCAGGGTAATATATGTCAGCTGATGTGTATTTGTATCTGTtccatcttttctattttgtttggttttaggTTATGGAGATGGAGAGGCATCATGTGCAAACCATACAACAGCTTCAATTAGAAGTAGCTGAGGCAAGAGAAAGAAATTGTGTGCATTCAAATAGTTCACAAGCACCAAATGGAAGCGCCATGGACTCTTCATTATATGATAAAAGCCAAGGGAATGAAAACAATCCAGTTGATAGTGTCACATTAAATGGTACCTTGAAGTTCATGCCTAATGGGAAGTTGAATGGCACAGCTTCTGTTGTTTCATTGTCCAATACATCATCAGAGGTTCTTTCTGCCCCTTCATGTGGTTGCTTTTTCTGATGCATGCACACTAAGAACTTTGGAAGGGCTATTAAACAAGTCATAATTAcatgtggatttttttataactaactttgcttctattttctattttgagCTTTATTTGTACCACTAtatgattttcttcttttcttacttAGTTAGATCCCCTTATCCTGGGTTTCTTTTTCTTGTCAGGTTGAACGTGTACCTGGCATGCCTGTAGTTCCATCATCCATTGTTGGGGTGGATGAACTTCCAAGCAGTAGACATGTTGACCATTGTTTCCCTTCCAGCCAGGTGAAGTCATTGTCTTCTTTTATTATGCATCTGCAAGGTGTCCCACAATCTTTATCTTCAACCAATTCATTTATTTCTCCATTTGAGTTGCACCAACATTGGCAAAACCATCGGGTATACCATATTTAAGATTCAAATGTTTCGGACATTATTGAAACAGATGAATTCTTTATTAATTGTCTTTTGCTTCTTATTCTCCTTTAGGTCCTTCCAGATGATGCGCATTCAACTGTTGACAATGAGCATCAAACATCCAAAGCAGATCAGAATAGTTTAGAATCAGGTGTTCATTATAAGTATGAACTCCCTGTTGACAAAAAGGAAGTTTGTGAAGATCAACTTAACAACCATATTAATCTACAGCTGACATCTGGTGCCAAAAGCAATGAGCCCATTGCGGAAGTTCAGGTTAAGAAATAATGTTGTATGCTATTTTATATGTCAGATGGGTTTTTGGATGAAACACTTCCTTCCTAACATCTTGATTTCAGTTAGTTAAATCGATTGAAAAGAATCCATATCACATGTCTCATGAAGCCGAGGAGAGCTTAAGCACAAACTCCCAGTTTCGTGGTACTTATGGATTTGATCCTCCACAACCGAATAATGAACTAGAGGTTAGTGTACGTCCTTTACTGTCATATGCTGATAACCAATGTGAAAGTTCAggataaaaattgaaatttttggcTCGAATTTATGCCTTTCAAAGGATTTTGGATAGCAATAACTTACGTTGTACCTTGACTTCAGGTAGTTGAATCAGATGAGAGGTCATATCAAACATCCCCAGTACAACATGAAAACTTAACCACAAACTCTAAGTTTCATGGTACACATGGATTTGATGCTCCACAACAGAAAAATGAGCTTAAGGTTTacatcttttcttcttgtcaTCTACCCTTAAGATCTTAGAGCTCCATTGActtttatatctttataatttatatcatATGAGGTGCCTTCACAGTTGTATATGGATAATTAAGGCAGGCCATATCTTTTGTCATCTAAATTTGCAGGTACATCATGAAACAAACTCACCTTCAATCATACTTCAAAAGGGGCCAGCTTTTAATCTGAGTCAACAATGGTCTGGTGCTACTATGCCCGTAGCTTCTACCCAAATCAACTCAGTAATTTCCAGCAATATTGCAAAATGCAATGGGAATTCTTCACTGGCGTCAAGCCCATTGGCTGTTGGCAAGGCCATAGAGCTTACTCTTTTAGATGAAAGGTCACTTTTGGCTTGTATAGTTCGTGCTATTCCGGCTGGATCTGGCAATGGAATCAGGATTAGCTCCACAGTGAGTATTTTTTGCTAATTTTATACAGTTAACGTTTGTTCTTGAATCTTGATAAGTGATCTCTTTGTCATATTGATTGCAACATCCAATATCAGTTACCAAATAGACTTGGGAAAATGCTTGCCCCTCTTCATTGGCACGATTACAAGAAAAAGTATGGCAAGCTCGATGATTTTGTAACTCAGCATCCTGAAGTAAGTTTTCCTATGCTTGATTGTGATTAGTCTAATTGACCTGTAACTGACGTTTAAATGTTTTGACTATGCGACTTCAGTTGTTTATAATTGAGGGTGATTTCATTCATCTTCGTGAAGGAGCCCAAGAGAAAATATCAGCAACCGCAGCTGCTGCGAAAGTTGCTGCAGCTGCTGCTTCGTGTGCTCCTTATTCCTCATTACTGCCTTCTGTTGCTGTTACTCCTGTTGCACAGACAACTCGACTTAAAAAGGCACAACTGAGTGATTCCAAACCGCTAATTAGTGTTCAACCCACAGAAGGTACTGATATTCCAAACCATGGTGATCCTCCAGGTGGCATAAATGCACAGATTCCTAAATTGCATAGTCAGCAAGTGAATGGTTTTAACTTTAACCCTCAGCAAGCAAGATCTGATATGAAGATTTTAAGCAAAACAagtttaacaaatgatatccaCGAAATTCATGGTTCATCAGAAATGAGACCTGATCATTTACCAAACCCAGTTGCAGGAAATGGAGTGAATCTTAATAGGACTTCGTTACCTCCTTCACAGAACAAAGTATCAAGCAATGGAAGGCACGCCAGTGGAGGGAGAAGgtgcttttttctttttcattgttacattattttctaatttgttCCTTCACATAACTGTTTTATATAAAAGTtaacttgatatttttattcttcttattatttatttatttatttattgtaggCCTGTTGGAGTTGGGTTTATGTCCCGGAGATAGTAAGTATTTCTCACCTTGTTCTTTATCATTTGCTTTTGCCATGTTATATGTTAATTGTATGTTGATTTCATCCGTCTTTGCTTCTGTAGAAATTTTTAGGTGGCACAAGTTACTGAAGCTTTATTAATTGTATAGGTCCAAGATCATATTGCATGTTGAACTGTTTGAATGCTATTTATTGGTTGCAAAAGTGAAACAtggtttgagcatgttttctttGTTAGAAGTCAAGTTTCAAAATTGTATAAAAGGGCTTGCAACCCCTGAATGGATCATTTTATAgtatttgtttcttaattttgcTAAGCACAGGCATCTTATTTAGTGTGAGCTTTTGAaactctacttttttttttgtgatgcaCTGTTGTTTGAAGTACTTGATCATATCTGTATCTGTTGCCATAAAGAATACCTTACATATATTTACTTAGAATTTGTTGATTGTGCTTGCTTGAGGTATTTTAAGTTCCTCTAGCATATAAGCTTCTTTTTCGAAGATTTTCTGTTTAACTATCTCACAAGATTGTTATTAACACATAAATAAGCGGGGTACATTTTTAGACACCATTTATCAGCATATCTATAGAATCTCAGCACCATTCTATCAGGTTATGTTTAATGTTGAATATACTTAGATTTGATGATTTTCAGGGATGGGTTGAAAGTCTAAAAACATCAACAATCGGCGTCTAATTGGGGGGAAGATCTGAGTGATGGCATTGACGTGTGGCCAAGTTGTAATCATGGTGACCATTGCTTTCCAGTATTTTCCATCTAATTCATGTTGTGGTGCCTTTTTTATCTGTTTGTTTGTTAATTGCATTCGGAAACTGGAGTTTTCAATGGAAGGAAAATGAATTGGAGGGTTTGCGTCATGATGATGAGCTTTAAAATGTCTGTAGTGAACTGGTAAAATTCATGCAAATGATCCATCAATTTAGggcatgtttgtttgtttgtttgtttgtgacgAAGCAACAAgtgtttcattttgtttggcacTGCTTTGTCACCTTACTGATTTTTCTCATTAAACATCTTTTTAGTGTACTGTTTGGATTGGTCAAGCACTTCAATTACTCTTTTAAACTGTTtgtaaaatacattttttatttcaagatttgatattattttttctaattttttacaatgtttttttctttcttttttgactCCTCTCATTCTATTAAACTTTATGCTTGGatgtttcttttcctttcagatttattagtttaaaatatattgataatGATCAgctggttaaaaaaaaaaaaggttggtaAATGCTTTCTTTATAGAATATTCTCAACATATTTTTATAGGATAACAAGTGAATAGGAAGAGTTTAAATAGGGTTTGCTATAATTTCTGTTGAAAACTGGGTGGCATGagattatttcattattttttttattttaagaataataattatccaTTAGTTTTATCAACACATCACTAGTGGAAATTTCAACagaataaaattaattgaaaatttggaaAACATTTTCGAAAATGTGATAATGACTGATATTTACTTTTCCAAACCAACCGATTGAATTTAACAAACATCATCGTCATCTGTCTAATTAATTGAGAGGACTTGTATTGGtcaaataatcatataattcttaatcttatttattattattattttttatctagtgaaagatataaaattaataatctcATGTTACAATAAAAAAGGTCCTTCTACATATGGATAATTTAGTACCTTAATTATACAGTTGCCTTACCGTTGACTGTAATTATATCTAACTTATAAGAATTAGTTccaatttgatttaattaattttaattaatttcttaaccATCAGTCGATTGTTTTAATagtcaatcatatttttatcaaaattttatcaaaattttcaaacatattatgagtttttttttttgacaagttAATGAGAAAcaccttattattttttttttgtatgtaatTTAGAGGTTTTAAACTCGAGACATCTCAAACACAAAAAAGATAAGAAACTATTAGGCTATATCTTGGTTCTTTATaacattgtttttgttataattatagatttataaattttaataaaagcatataaatcaaaccatcatttttttttataaaatgaaatttaattttacatacATAAAACAAACATATGCTCATAATATTTCCCAATATTTAACATtgtatatattgtatatatatatatatttaaaaaaaggaaaaacttcACAGGGATATATCTGTAattttatagtaatatatatatatatatatattaaaaaaataaatattagttaTATAATAATACACAACATATCAACCCAAAGAAAAACATCAgtcttcattcattttcattccaGATTTCCTAccactttttttctttctttcttcttcttcttcttcgtcttgaATGACGGCTGTGGCGGAGGCGCAGGCGATGGCCGCCGTGAAAACGAAGCTTTGCACACCGCCGAACGCGTGTCTCCTTCTCACGAGCATCGCCGGCGGAGGAATCCTCGTCTGGTGGACCCTCAAGTTCCATAAATCCAATGAAAAGCTCTGGTTAGTCCCCATCTCACTCCTCATGCTCACTACTCCCATCGTCATCGCCTTCTCCTCATTCTTCGCCTCCACCTCCGCCGCCACTTCGCCGGAGCTTCTCTCCGGCGACTCCCATCTTGATAAATGATGTCGGTTTTACTCATCACCCCCTCtcttattttgatatttctttTAGCTCTCTTTCTTAGTTTTTTTCCAAGGGTTGATACGTAATTATACATGCCAACGTCGATGAGTTACGGCATACCAGGATTGTTTCATAATTATGGCAACTATAttgtgtaaaaaaattaaaggagtaatttttttctttcttacttttatttttttcagatgTTTTTCtctgctttttaatttttttgttgttgtttttttaatttcatttatcgATAAGTTGTCaacaaaagtaaatataaaaacttgTGTGTATTTCAAAAAACAGTTCAATCATAAAACATCATAAACTTcatgaaacaataataataataaataaataaataaataaataaacatttttttattcacgAGAAATCTCATCATCAGTAAAAAGtaatcttaaatattattatattcactaaatttatttcttctcctcagctagtattttttttttcaatctttgaaaataataaattaaaaataaaatggaatttaacacacacacacacacatatctaTAGTTTCATTTTCTTGCCCTTTGTCATTTGTTctattcaacataaatcaaaagagaaaacaaattcccattattttcctttatttgcATGTTATGAAAAACGCATGCAAATATtccaatttattaaaactaaaCATAGAAAAATCCTTATTTTCACacaaatatatctatttatatatatatatataagctagtATTGAACAAGTAATAAATATCAACTCTCTTATTATCATAGAAGTGGTTTATATATCTAAGTATATAAATAACCTTTTTTTGCAACACTGTATACttatgaaaaggaaaaatttcTCCCATTTATTGAatgtttgaaaagaaaaaaacaaagttggGCAGTTTGGTAGTTTGGTGTTACAATCACAGTGGACCATAAAAGGGAAACAAGTATGGAAGTAATCACTTATGAAATCAATGTGCCATATGACTTTAATAGATGATAACATCATCTTGTCATTatcattgttatttattatttttattttaatgtgtgtatgtgttttcttgttttcgAGTGCATTGAACATTTGAACTTAATAAACTCATGATGATGTAAAATAggaagaaaaattaatatttatgaacttatttgctttttattttgacTTCCTTGATACACCATTgtcaaatgaaaagaaacaacCACTTGCCTTGAGTcactctttattattattgctattattattattattattattattattattattagtatttaaataaatgatcatgattatatattaatacTATCATATACAAAAGTTGTGATAAAATAGAAGGAAAAATCTAAGCACTTAATGGGCTAAGTTTTATTGAGGCCAGGGGTTTTAAAGCCCACAAAGCCCAAATATTATGAACCTGGCCTTTTGTGTGCACGTGCATATCACGTGATCTCTATTTCCCAAACAAGCGAAGGTCCTGAATGAAGCTCGCTTTCTCTTCGATCGTGAACACGCGAAAATGGGGCTGATGTTCAGAGTGAGGGTTTCGTCCTTCTTCGCCGGAGCCGCCGCTGCCTCCGTTGCcggattcttcttcttctacaagGACTACAAGCTCGCCCAGGATGCCATCTTCCGCCAGGTACCATTTCCTCGTGCAGTCcctctccttctttttctttgtctcTTGAGATATATGTCCATCCATCGTCCGTATGTTAATGGCGTGAATTTTAGGTTTAGAGTAGCCACGATCGATTAGGCTTGTGATTGTATGGATTCTTCATGTTTGATTGGGTGATATGGTTTACTATCATTGGTTTTTGCTGtca includes:
- the LOC120272551 gene encoding uncharacterized protein LOC120272551 isoform X3; translated protein: METAAVRSGSIPATSSSSSSSSLPVRREWRAISEHAYRNNANEEVEHSKFGQTGERTIYEEAVGSLNVDFCAVTINGGNDVVLRKQLLDVCRRREELQQMEIQLRAQTIVQAEIMEVRNSYEAQLKEHSNATMKLKEQLQEREQHIRELELKVEEKDRELHAVNNEAAWAKEDFLREQNEKLATFRRERDNSEAEKAQHMKQIHDLQEHIKEKESHFLALEEQHRVAQDAILYKDEQLREAQAWIARLQEMGALQSSSFQAELRERTDQFHQYYMGFQRQVMEMERHHVQTIQQLQLEVAEARERNCVHSNSSQAPNGSAMDSSLYDKSQGNENNPVDSVTLNGTLKFMPNGKLNGTASVVSLSNTSSEVERVPGMPVVPSSIVGVDELPSSRHVDHCFPSSQVKSLSSFIMHLQGVPQSLSSTNSFISPFELHQHWQNHRVLPDDAHSTVDNEHQTSKADQNSLESGVHYKYELPVDKKEVCEDQLNNHINLQLTSGAKSNEPIAEVQLVKSIEKNPYHMSHEAEESLSTNSQFRGTYGFDPPQPNNELEVVESDERSYQTSPVQHENLTTNSKFHGTHGFDAPQQKNELKVHHETNSPSIILQKGPAFNLSQQWSGATMPVASTQINSVISSNIAKCNGNSSLASSPLAVGKAIELTLLDERSLLACIVRAIPAGSGNGIRISSTLPNRLGKMLAPLHWHDYKKKYGKLDDFVTQHPELFIIEGDFIHLREGAQEKISATAAAAKVAAAAASCAPYSSLLPSVAVTPVAQTTRLKKAQLSDSKPLISVQPTEGTDIPNHGDPPGGINAQIPKLHSQQVNGFNFNPQQARSDMKILSKTSLTNDIHEIHGSSEMRPDHLPNPVAGNGVNLNRTSLPPSQNKVSSNGRHASGGRRPVGVGFMSRR
- the LOC120272551 gene encoding uncharacterized protein LOC120272551 isoform X7; protein product: METAAVRSGSIPATSSSSSSSSLPVRREWRAISEHAYRNNANEEVEHSKFGQTGERTIYELQEAVGSLNVDFCAVTINGGNDVVLRKQLLDVCRRREELQQMEIQLRAQTIVQAEIMEVRNSYEAQLKEHSNATMKLKEQLQEREQHIRELELKVEEKDRELHAVNNEAAWAKEDFLREQNEKLATFRRERDNSEAEKAQHMKQIHDLQEHIKEKESHFLALEEQHRVAQDAILYKDEQLREAQAWIARLQEMGALQSSSFQAELRERTDQFHQYYMGFQRQVMEMERHHVQTIQQLQLEVAEARERNCVHSNSSQAPNGSAMDSSLYDKSQGNENNPVDSVTLNGTLKFMPNGKLNGTASVVSLSNTSSEVERVPGMPVVPSSIVGVDELPSSRHVDHCFPSSQVKSLSSFIMHLQGVPQSLSSTNSFISPFELHQHWQNHRVLPDDAHSTVDNEHQTSKADQNSLESGVHYKYELPVDKKEVCEDQLNNHINLQLTSGAKSNEPIAEVQLVKSIEKNPYHMSHEAEESLSTNSQFRGTYGFDPPQPNNELEVVESDERSYQTSPVQHENLTTNSKFHGTHGFDAPQQKNELKVHHETNSPSIILQKGPAFNLSQQWSGATMPVASTQINSVISSNIAKCNGNSSLASSPLAVGKAIELTLLDERSLLACIVRAIPAGSGNGIRISSTLPNRLGKMLAPLHWHDYKKKYGKLDDFVTQHPELFIIEGDFIHLREGAQEKISATAAAAKVAAAAASCAPYSSLLPSVAVTPVAQTTRLKKAQLSDSKPLISVQPTEVAGNGVNLNRTSLPPSQNKVSSNGRHASGGRRPVGVGFMSRR
- the LOC120272551 gene encoding uncharacterized protein LOC120272551 isoform X5, encoding METAAVRSGSIPATSSSSSSSSLPVRREWRAISEHAYRNNANEEVEHSKFGQTGERTIYELQEAVGSLNVDFCAVTINGGNDVVLRKQLLDVCRRREELQQMEIQLRAQTIVQAEIMEVRNSYEAQLKEHSNATMKLKEQLQEREQHIRELELKVEEKDRELHAVNNEAAWAKEDFLREQNEKLATFRRERDNSEAEKAQHMKQIHDLQEHIKEKESHFLALEEQHRVAQDAILYKDEQLREAQAWIARLQEMGALQSSSFQAELRERTDQFHQYYMGFQRQVMEMERHHVQTIQQLQLEVAEARERNCVHSNSSQAPNGSAMDSSLYDKSQGNENNPVDSVTLNGTLKFMPNGKLNGTASVVSLSNTSSEVERVPGMPVVPSSIVGVDELPSSRHVDHCFPSSQVKSLSSFIMHLQGVPQSLSSTNSFISPFELHQHWQNHRVLPDDAHSTVDNEHQTSKADQNSLESGVHYKYELPVDKKEVCEDQLNNHINLQLTSGAKSNEPIAEVQLVKSIEKNPYHMSHEAEESLSTNSQFRGTYGFDPPQPNNELEVHHETNSPSIILQKGPAFNLSQQWSGATMPVASTQINSVISSNIAKCNGNSSLASSPLAVGKAIELTLLDERSLLACIVRAIPAGSGNGIRISSTLPNRLGKMLAPLHWHDYKKKYGKLDDFVTQHPELFIIEGDFIHLREGAQEKISATAAAAKVAAAAASCAPYSSLLPSVAVTPVAQTTRLKKAQLSDSKPLISVQPTEGTDIPNHGDPPGGINAQIPKLHSQQVNGFNFNPQQARSDMKILSKTSLTNDIHEIHGSSEMRPDHLPNPVAGNGVNLNRTSLPPSQNKVSSNGRHASGGRRPVGVGFMSRR